TCCGGGCAATCCGTTGAAGATATACGGACCGTATGGCATTGGCATACTCTCGGCATACCAAGCCGTGTATGCTCTTCCGGCATACCGGCACACAGCCTTCTTGCACGGCAAATCGTTTATTATGGAATCGCCTGTCACCAGATTCCATTCGAGTACTGGTTGTGGAGAAGAATATTCATAATCTTTCAGCCCCGTAAAAACCTGCGCTCTGATTGTCTGTGCCTGCAAGTCTGTGATCATTTTTGTTCTGAATGCCGTCTTTACGGCAGCATTATCCCATACATCACTGTTTGCTTGGGTTCTGCTTTTTCGGTTTCGCTTAAATTCTATCTCCAAAGAGTCTGCTATCAACTGGTAGTAATCTCCGAAGCACAGATAGTTGTCGGAAATCTGCAACACACATTGCGCCTCGGAGTAATTCCCTCTTTGGGTAGAATCTTTAAGGAAGTCTATTTTATAATATGCCGTCAGAGAAGCCTGCCCGTAATCGTCCTTCACTATTTTTCTATACGCAGACATACCACCGTCTGTGCTATGAATCTGTGCAGACAATGTATGTGCATAAAAGCAAATTATAAAAAGAATAACTTTTTTCATAGTAAAACGTTTTTCAGTCTTGCTCTTTCAACCAATTCGTCCAATATGACAAAACAGAAAGTGAGACAATGATTAATTTAGAACTACGCAATCAGCTTGTTCATAGACTGAGTACAAAGATAAAGCATCAAAATGAAATCACAAAAAGAATTGGAGAAAATATTTAGAACTATCGCAAAATACCCTTCTAAACGTATATATAAACAGGTTAAGAATATTGTGCTTGTTCACTATTGGACATAAAAAAAGGACTACCGCTGTAGTCCAACCTTTGTTAACCTTAAATCTAATACTATGAAAAACACAATGCAAAGTTAAGGGGATTTATTATAAATTGCAAATATTCCAACTATTTTTCTGCTAAATACTACACATTCTTGATTTAAATCAAGTGCAATGCTAATTTTTTTGATGGAAAAGGTGTAATTTAACTACTCTCGTTCGGAATTGTTCTGAACACACAGGAGCGAGGAAAGAAGCGAATGAGAAGACGAGCAAACTGCCTCGTATGCTCTCCAAAAACAACGGAAAAGCACGATACTAAGGTTGGAAAGATTTTTACAAAAGGGCTGAAAACAAGGCGATATTTTGAAAAAAATATTTTTTGTTTGGAAATATGCGTCGTTTTAAGCATTGTTTTAAATCACTGATATACAACACCTTATCCACAACAAACATTTTTTTCACGATAAAGCGAGCGTACCGATTGCCTGCGTTTATGCGACAAACGTTCGGAATTTCTCTGATTTTTGCATTGCCGTCTTCGCACAAATGCCACGCGTTCTTGCGAAGAATGGAAAACAAGTGTGCGAAGAACGGTTCGCCATCTTCGCAAAAACGCAGAACAAACACAGAAAGATGGGCTCACAATCGCAAAATTGAAGTCTCGCAAATGCTGGATTGAGAAAAAATAATGAGCGTTTTCCGGTAAATGTTTTTTACAGAATGGAAAACTCCCTGACCGAGTTTGGAATCAGAAAACTATTGCTTGCGTTTCTTGTGTTCGTGGAGATGATAGAACAGCACCACAAGATTGAGCGACAAACCGATGAAAATAATAAAATACTGTTCCACGGATAAGGACGAAAACAAGCAAGCCTCGTCGCCATTCGCTGCATTCGCCGGTTGGAAAAAATAAAAGAGTGCTGCCAAAAGCACATCGGCGACAAGGAGTTTCAGCACACTGCTCCTGCATATTTTCTGAAATATATGGGTTGAGTTCACGATCAATAAAATTAGGTTATGCGTAATAATTTCTGCATTTTAATGCAATCGACTACAAAAGTATCATTTTTTATGAGAAACGGCAGCCATAAAGCAATTTATTTTCTGAAATTTTAAGCTATGGAAAGCAATTATTCAGTATCTTTGCCAGTAGGAAACGCGCCTTACCTAATTATAATATAGAGGGAAAGGAGCAACGGACAGAATCAAAAACAGAAAAAAGAATGAGACGAAAAGACAGGGAAATAACCGAACTGACGGAACTATTGGACGTTATCAGAACATGCGACGTGTGCAGAATTGCGATGAACGACGAGGATGGTGTGCCTTACATCATTCCGTTGAACTTCGGTATGACGGAACAGAATGGGAAAATAACCCTGCACTTCCACAGTGCGCTCGAGGGCAAGAAACTCAATCTGATCGCAAAGGATTCGAGAGTGGCTTTTGAAATGGACACGAAACACGAGCTGGAATACTTTCAGGACAAGGGCTATTGCACCTATGCTTACGAGAGCGTGATGGGCAAAGGCAGAATAAGAGTCCTGTCGGAGGAAGAGAAATTCGACTCCCTGACGCAACTGATGGACCACTATCATCCGGGAGAGAATGCCTATTTCAACCCTGCCGCAATGGCAAGAACCTGCGTCTACTGTCTGGAAGTGGATCAGATTACGGGGAAGAGGAAACTTCCACACCACGAAAAGCGTAAGAATAGCTGACAAATGCAGCGAAAAAGAATCACAGGCGTATGATATTCCCACAGAAAAGCACTTGTAATTATCATTTCGTACACAATTTTTACCCAAACGGGAACAAACGCTTGGCAAAAGAACGAATTGAATATACCTTTGCTGACACGATTCAGAAATCAGACATTAAAATACAGTTGCTGAGAGATTGGGCAGACCTGTTCAGATAAGTCAATTTCAATAGGTTTACCAACATAGGACAGGTTGCCGGTCTCTCTCATACTTTCTGATGATGAAAGAATTTTAAATACAATAAATAAATACAACACTATGAAAGAGAACAGAACAGAATTGAACAGAAACTTGGCGCAGATGCTCAAGGGTGGCGTGATAATGGACGTAACAACTCCCGAACAGGCTCGCATAGCCGAAGCTGCCGGAGCGTGTGCAGTAATGGCTTTGGAGCGTATCCCGGCAGACATCCGTGCGGCGGGCGGCGTGTCAAGAATGAGCGACCCGAAGATGATTCGCGGCATTCAGGAAGCTGTCAGCATTCCTGTTATGGCAAAGGTGCGCATCGGTCATTTCGTAGAGGCACAGCTCCTGCAGGCTATCGAGATTGACTATATCGACGAAAGCGAGGTTCTCTCTCCTGCCGACGACATCTACCACATTGACAAGAATCAGTTCGACGTGCCTTTCGTATGCGGTGCAAAGGACCTCGGCGAAGCATTGCGCCGTATCGCTGAAGGTGCAACGATGATTCGTACAAAGGGCGAACCGGGCACAGGCGACATCATTCAGGCTGTCCGCCACATGCGTTTGATTCAGTCAGAGATGCGCCGTCTCACCTCTCTCGGCGAAGACGAACTCTACGAAGCAGCAAAACAGCTCCGTGCGCCTTACGACCTCGTGAAGTATGTTCACGACAACGGAAAGCTCCCGGTAGTGAACTTCGCAGCCGGCGGCGTTGCCACACCTGCCGATGCAGCGTTGATGATGCAGCTCGGTGCCGAGGGCGTATTCGTAGGTTCGGGTATCTTCAAGTCAGGCAACCCTGAAAAGCGTGCCCGTGCCATCGTTCAGGCCGTAACAAACTACAAGGATGCCAAGATGATTGCCGAACTGAGCGAAGACCTCGGCGAAGCAATGGTGGGCATCAATGAAAGCGAAATCGAAGTGTTGATGGCAGAAAGAGGAAAGTAAAGAACAGAGAAAGTTGGATTAGGAACGGAGATTTGAAGTCTCTGTTCGTAATCCAACATTTCCAATTTCGCATTCCCGGTTCATTTTCTTACATTCAATAGTCATCATCTATGGTCGGCAAAGCCGACTTTTTTCAACATTTTTAGTTACTTTTTCAACATTCCTAATTACTAATTCAACATTCAAATGAGAATTGCCATCCTTGCACTCCAAGGTGCTTTTGCCGAGCACGCCAAGATTATGCAGAAGCTCGGCGTGGAGACATTCGAGATACGACAGGCAGACGACTGGAAAAAGCCAAAAGATGGACTGATAATTCCGGGTGGCGAAAGTACCGTGATGCTGAAACTGCTGCACGAGCTGAATCTCTTCGAGCCTATCCGAAACGACATACTCGCAGGCCTGCCCGTACTCGGTACGTGCGCCGGTCTCATCCTGCTGTCGAAAGAAGTTACAGATGCCAAGAGTGAATACAAAAGACTGGCTGCAATGGATATCCATTCACGCAGAAATGCCTACGGCAGACAGCTCGGAAGTTTCTTCACGATGGGCAGTATGAAAGGCATCGACCATCCCGTTCCAATGACATTCATCCGTGCTCCCTACATAGAAAGCGTGGGCGAAGGCGTGGAAATACTGGCAGAGGTGGACGGAAAGATTGTCGCCGCACGGCAGAACAATATGATTGTTACCGCATTCCATCCCGAATTGAACGACGATACGGCCATCCACGAACTGCTCCTTTCACAGGGAAAGAACACATAACTGGCAATTTCGCCACAAACTTATCCCTCCAAGCCCTCCTCGTTCGGGGAGGAATTGGAGCCGGGTTGCTGCCGATACTTTGTAGGCGCGCATCCCTTCATCTTCTTGAAAAACTTATTGAACTGCACCTGTGAGGTGAATCCAAACTCAAAGGCAATGGTTTGGATATTCTTGTTTGAACCCATAAGATGTATTTCAACCTCCTTTATAATGTAATCGTCGATGAGCTGCTTCGGTGTACGGCCGGCAACACGCCGTGTAACCTGCGCCAGATAGCGGGGAGTAACGTTCAGCCGGTCGGCATAGAAGCCCACTTCGCCCGTAGACCGATGATGTGCGGCAATCTCGTCCATCAGAGAATTGTAGAGTTCCAACATACGTGGGGAAATCGTTTGCTGGGCAATGCTGCTGCTGTGGTCGAGCAGTTGTCCTCCCGTTCCAAGTTCGGAATCGACCGAACGGAGTATCAGTTGCGACATATATTCCTGTGCCCGCTCGATGGATGTCGGAATATCATTGCCCATACACAGGAAAACAGCCAGTGCCGAAGTGAAGGCACCACCGGCACCGTGCGTGATTCTGTCCACAAAACCCGGTCTGACATAGAAACGGGCTGCTGAAATATCAGCCGCAACGAGCACATCCGTCAGTGCTTCCGTCGTAATGGCTCCCCCTTGCAGCATCACGCTTGCACATCCCCAAGCCAACAGTTCGCGCGCCATTTCCTCCAAACCGTCGTTCGTCTTCACGGATTTTCCGTTCAGGATATACGAAGCACTGTCCTGTTTGATGGTAACGAGCGAGCACAGGGGGAAAAGATTGCGCACCATAGCCTCAACAACGTCTTTCGGCATCAGCATTCTGCCGCGGCTGCTGATGACAACGGCATCGAGAACGACGAACCTCGGCGTGTATTCGCGCAGAATCTGCTCTACGACAGCCACCTGTTCCACCGTCCGGAGCATACCTATTTTCACGGCATCGGGGCGCAAGTCGTCCATCACGGAGCGCACCTGCACCTCCAGAATCGTGGCGGGAATGTCGTACAGATGCTGAATCCCCTCCGTGTCCTGCGCCGTTACGGCCGTAATCGCCGTGGCAACATACGCTCCCAAGGCCGTAACGGTCTTTATATCTGCCTGAATGCCCGATCCTCCGGTGCTGTCAGAACCCGTAATCGTGAGTATGGTAACTTTCTTCTTCATAGCTTCGTACCACAAAAATAACCATTCTTTTCGTATCAGACAAGCATTTCCACCACATTTTGCCGTTTCCCCCTCTCACCGCTCCGTATCAGACAACGCATTTCACGCACTATCGATTCAGCAGAGAAGCATCAGCGTTTTCAAACATCCAAACACACGATTTTCAATTCTCCGAAGAATGGCGTGCAATCTTCGCACGTTTGCCTTGCATTCTTCGCTAAAATGGATTGCAATCTTCGCAAGATTGGAAACCAAGTTTTTATCTATTGATTATCAAGCACTTAAGAAATGCAAAGCAAGCAACAGACAGGATGGCATTGAATTGCTGTCGGATAAGATATTCAATGGATAAACGAAGTGCAGGAATATGAAGAACTCGAGAGAGACATTCATTGATGCAGAAGATAAAAACGTGTAAAACAAAAAGCAATCAGCTACACAAATATACATATTTCGCTCATTTTCAAGCATTTTAACAAAAGAAGTAAACAGATAGAAGTATTTTTCACTATCTTTGTTCACTTTTTATCACAATTCAAATAATTAAAAATTTTAAATGAAACGACTTTCAACCTTTTTCTTTGGGCTTATTGTGCCCTTAATGATGCTTGCCCAAGGGTGGCCAAGCAATTACGGAGGCGTTATGCTTCAAGGTTTTTACTGGGACTCGCACGCCGATTCCAAATGGACTGTACTTGAAAGCCAAGCCGACGAACTTTCAAAGTTTTTCGACATCATCTGGGTTCCATTCTCAGGAAACTGTCAGAACGACAAGAGTATGGGATACAATCCTGTATGGTGGTTTGACAATACGAGTGGTTTCGGCAACGAAGCCGAACTGCGCTCGATGATTCAGGCCTACAAGAAGCGCGGAACTGCCATAATGGAGGATGTCGTGCTCAACCATAAGGGTGGTGTTAAAGACTGGTGCGACTTCGCTACCGAGCATTGGAACGGCAACGAAATTTCTTGGACGCTTGCCGATATTTGTGCAAACGACGACGGTGGCGACACTCGCAATCACGACTTTCTTGTCAGCGGCGCAAATGATGAGGGCGATGACTTCAAAGGTCTTCGCGACCTCGACCATACAAGTGCCAATGTGCAGAAGAACATAAAGCTCTATCTCGACTATCTGCTCAACGACCTCGGATACGGCGGCTTCCGCTATGATATGGTAAAGGGCTATGCAGCCTATTATGTAGGAATGTACAATGCTTCTGCGAAGCCTAAGTTCTCGGTAGGCGAGTATTGGGATGGCAATGCAGATGCTGTTAAAGGATGGATTACGAGAACAAGTGGTGCACCAAATTCTAACGGAGCAATACAGTCTGCCGCATTCGATTTCCCATTGAAGGACATCATCAACAGTCATTTCAATAATAATAACTTTACGGGCTTCTACGATAAAGGACTTGCCGGAAGAGAAGATATCAACCGATACAGCGTAACCTTCGTAGACAATCACGATACATACAGAGACGACAACAGGCTTAAAAACAACGTTTTGGCGGCAAACGCCTTTATTTTGGCTCTGCCCGGCACTCCCTGTATCTTCCTTCCTCACTGGCAGGCACACAAGGAAGAACTGAAAAAGATGATTATGGCACGCAAGGCTGCCGGAATTACCAACCAAAGTAAAGTGTATGACGAGCAGAAAGGCAACGGAAGCATCATTACCACGCAGGGATTAACAGGCAGCATCAAGATGATTGCAGGCTATGTAACAGATGCAGATCTCACAGGCTACACGCTTATTTCAACAG
The Prevotella sp. HUN102 genome window above contains:
- the pdxT gene encoding pyridoxal 5'-phosphate synthase glutaminase subunit PdxT, translated to MRIAILALQGAFAEHAKIMQKLGVETFEIRQADDWKKPKDGLIIPGGESTVMLKLLHELNLFEPIRNDILAGLPVLGTCAGLILLSKEVTDAKSEYKRLAAMDIHSRRNAYGRQLGSFFTMGSMKGIDHPVPMTFIRAPYIESVGEGVEILAEVDGKIVAARQNNMIVTAFHPELNDDTAIHELLLSQGKNT
- a CDS encoding hydroxymethylpyrimidine/phosphomethylpyrimidine kinase codes for the protein MKKKVTILTITGSDSTGGSGIQADIKTVTALGAYVATAITAVTAQDTEGIQHLYDIPATILEVQVRSVMDDLRPDAVKIGMLRTVEQVAVVEQILREYTPRFVVLDAVVISSRGRMLMPKDVVEAMVRNLFPLCSLVTIKQDSASYILNGKSVKTNDGLEEMARELLAWGCASVMLQGGAITTEALTDVLVAADISAARFYVRPGFVDRITHGAGGAFTSALAVFLCMGNDIPTSIERAQEYMSQLILRSVDSELGTGGQLLDHSSSIAQQTISPRMLELYNSLMDEIAAHHRSTGEVGFYADRLNVTPRYLAQVTRRVAGRTPKQLIDDYIIKEVEIHLMGSNKNIQTIAFEFGFTSQVQFNKFFKKMKGCAPTKYRQQPGSNSSPNEEGLEG
- the pdxS gene encoding pyridoxal 5'-phosphate synthase lyase subunit PdxS; this encodes MKENRTELNRNLAQMLKGGVIMDVTTPEQARIAEAAGACAVMALERIPADIRAAGGVSRMSDPKMIRGIQEAVSIPVMAKVRIGHFVEAQLLQAIEIDYIDESEVLSPADDIYHIDKNQFDVPFVCGAKDLGEALRRIAEGATMIRTKGEPGTGDIIQAVRHMRLIQSEMRRLTSLGEDELYEAAKQLRAPYDLVKYVHDNGKLPVVNFAAGGVATPADAALMMQLGAEGVFVGSGIFKSGNPEKRARAIVQAVTNYKDAKMIAELSEDLGEAMVGINESEIEVLMAERGK
- a CDS encoding pyridoxamine 5'-phosphate oxidase family protein — protein: MRRKDREITELTELLDVIRTCDVCRIAMNDEDGVPYIIPLNFGMTEQNGKITLHFHSALEGKKLNLIAKDSRVAFEMDTKHELEYFQDKGYCTYAYESVMGKGRIRVLSEEEKFDSLTQLMDHYHPGENAYFNPAAMARTCVYCLEVDQITGKRKLPHHEKRKNS
- a CDS encoding GLPGLI family protein, whose product is MKKVILFIICFYAHTLSAQIHSTDGGMSAYRKIVKDDYGQASLTAYYKIDFLKDSTQRGNYSEAQCVLQISDNYLCFGDYYQLIADSLEIEFKRNRKSRTQANSDVWDNAAVKTAFRTKMITDLQAQTIRAQVFTGLKDYEYSSPQPVLEWNLVTGDSIINDLPCKKAVCRYAGRAYTAWYAESMPMPYGPYIFNGLPGLIMKIQDTEGNWIFTNNGISKNRGCKDMYLYKKGFISGGVKTTTREKALEALRNETENFSNLLVEMGSVQELRNGVWVTPEANNPRKPSNLIELEW
- a CDS encoding alpha-amylase family glycosyl hydrolase; protein product: MKRLSTFFFGLIVPLMMLAQGWPSNYGGVMLQGFYWDSHADSKWTVLESQADELSKFFDIIWVPFSGNCQNDKSMGYNPVWWFDNTSGFGNEAELRSMIQAYKKRGTAIMEDVVLNHKGGVKDWCDFATEHWNGNEISWTLADICANDDGGDTRNHDFLVSGANDEGDDFKGLRDLDHTSANVQKNIKLYLDYLLNDLGYGGFRYDMVKGYAAYYVGMYNASAKPKFSVGEYWDGNADAVKGWITRTSGAPNSNGAIQSAAFDFPLKDIINSHFNNNNFTGFYDKGLAGREDINRYSVTFVDNHDTYRDDNRLKNNVLAANAFILALPGTPCIFLPHWQAHKEELKKMIMARKAAGITNQSKVYDEQKGNGSIITTQGLTGSIKMIAGYVTDADLTGYTLISTGTTENPNYAFYLSNNIVPVYNTLMATQVNIADGASEEKLLTYDANEHTVYFANNQKWPEVYAWAWDGNNESPNYTGGHWPGTKCTKTDMKTKEGYEIWKWTYTDTMSDNSKILFNIGNDQTKTSDQDFINGGYYNAGGLTAEETTAINSLIDRNFTAGQRSTICLPFNLSAEELKTLNGKVYELESENSGVLRFREVDVLEAYKPYIFVANATGKSMQPLKNKEWLKGNPITVTKGNFSFKGTMEKISVRPIASTNYFAYNAADGKFVKAGKEYGISVKPTVCYFYSNSDAHAKQMVLEDKVSNAIATIEVETTGDNATYNIAGQRVDANYKGIVIRNGKKFVNR